Proteins encoded in a region of the Elizabethkingia bruuniana genome:
- the gltX gene encoding glutamate--tRNA ligase, translated as MEKVRVRFAPSPTGPLHLGGVRTALYDYLFAKHNGGDFILRIEDTDTQRYVPGSEEYIMEALEWIGMVPDESPKHGGPYAPYRQSERRDIYDRYTEQILKTDYAYLAFDTPEELDQIRAEFEARGDVFAYNYETRNRLRNSISLPEEEVKKLLEEKTPYVIRFKMPLDRIINLNDIIRGKFSVNTNTLDDKVLVKNDGMPTYHFANIIDDHEMKITHVIRGEEWLPSMALHVLLYEAMGWDAPEFAHLSLILKPEGKGKLSKRDGDKFGFPVFPLNFTDPTTGNTSAGYREEGYLPEAFINMVAMLGWSPADNKEIVSMDEMIKEFDLNKVHKAGARFSAEKAKWFNQQYLQLTPNEAILPEFKKVLAENNVEVSDEKALKIIGLMKERATFVKDIYNDGKFFFHAPESFDEKASKKAWSPETAVLMQELAETISTVDFKAETIKESIHHLAEAKGLGMGKVMMPLRLSLVGELKGPDVPDLMEMIGKEETISRITKAIETLK; from the coding sequence ATGGAAAAAGTACGGGTACGTTTTGCTCCCAGCCCAACCGGGCCTTTACATTTGGGAGGTGTACGTACAGCATTATATGACTATCTGTTTGCAAAACACAATGGTGGTGATTTCATCCTGAGAATTGAAGATACCGACACTCAGCGTTATGTTCCGGGCTCCGAAGAGTACATTATGGAAGCTCTGGAATGGATTGGTATGGTTCCGGATGAAAGTCCAAAACATGGTGGTCCTTATGCTCCGTATCGTCAGTCAGAACGTAGAGATATCTATGACAGGTATACAGAACAAATCCTGAAAACGGATTATGCTTACCTTGCTTTCGATACACCGGAAGAACTGGATCAGATCCGCGCAGAATTTGAAGCTAGAGGTGATGTTTTTGCCTATAACTACGAAACCCGTAACAGACTAAGAAATAGTATTTCTCTTCCTGAAGAAGAAGTAAAAAAACTTTTGGAAGAAAAAACGCCATATGTTATCCGTTTCAAAATGCCATTAGACAGGATCATTAATCTTAATGATATTATCCGTGGGAAGTTTAGTGTAAATACTAATACCCTGGATGATAAAGTTCTGGTAAAAAATGACGGAATGCCAACTTATCATTTTGCGAACATTATCGATGATCACGAGATGAAAATCACCCATGTTATCCGTGGTGAGGAGTGGCTGCCATCTATGGCACTTCACGTATTATTATATGAAGCAATGGGTTGGGATGCACCGGAATTTGCCCATCTTTCACTTATCCTGAAACCAGAAGGAAAAGGGAAACTAAGCAAAAGAGATGGTGATAAATTCGGTTTCCCCGTATTCCCACTTAATTTTACCGATCCGACTACGGGCAACACTTCTGCTGGTTACCGTGAAGAAGGTTATTTACCAGAAGCTTTTATCAATATGGTTGCCATGTTGGGATGGTCTCCTGCTGACAATAAAGAAATTGTGAGTATGGATGAAATGATTAAAGAATTTGATCTTAATAAAGTTCATAAAGCCGGGGCAAGATTCAGTGCCGAAAAAGCCAAATGGTTCAATCAGCAGTACTTGCAACTGACACCCAATGAAGCTATCCTTCCTGAATTTAAAAAAGTGCTGGCAGAAAACAATGTTGAAGTTTCTGATGAAAAGGCTTTAAAAATAATTGGTCTGATGAAAGAAAGAGCAACCTTTGTTAAAGATATCTATAATGATGGTAAATTCTTTTTCCATGCACCAGAATCTTTTGATGAAAAAGCTTCGAAAAAAGCATGGTCTCCGGAAACAGCTGTATTAATGCAGGAATTAGCCGAAACTATTTCGACTGTAGATTTTAAAGCAGAAACTATTAAAGAAAGTATCCATCACTTAGCAGAAGCCAAAGGTTTGGGTATGGGAAAAGTAATGATGCCTCTGCGTCTTTCTTTAGTTGGAGAACTTAAGGGACCAGATGTACCAGATCTTATGGAAATGATCGGAAAAGAAGAGACTATTTCCAGAATAACTAAAGCAATTGAAACTTTAAAATAG
- a CDS encoding glycosyltransferase → MTEANPNLRKAICLMVIGEKYEKLYNENKNVFEEYSQKCGAELILIKNPLDNGFKRPLLSQKLLIPDYCKDFDIVAFLDLDILISPKAPSIFNFLPENKDFGAVLDPRETNEFKKTWEHIPRILEETTEKYFTDRNFSIPIGTELQGSINGGVFIFRPNMVSKIFNDYYFSDHQQGDLNSFEEAPMAFLTQVNDIFQPLPSEFNVQIMYKYNGTVTKEDDRKQTGGIKRYFHSRIAKKRGWSIYPTNIYKELVSELYQKNYFIHFAGSYPIIKKDTKSKINLTYGVTVCNESIELKRLLILLIENIDAGDEILVLKDSSVESKEVEAVLHEFKNDIRLIYRPLNRDFATFKNSLITAAAKDYLFQIDADEEPKISLIKNLKRYLLDNKKVDVFNVPRINTVIGITPEHVKKWNWAVDSNNYINFPDYQQRIFKLNKGIVWKNKVHEHLSGFKKQNTLPIDTTDFCLLHEKIIAKQEQQNNFYETLV, encoded by the coding sequence ATGACAGAAGCCAATCCCAATCTAAGGAAGGCAATTTGCCTAATGGTTATAGGTGAAAAGTATGAAAAGCTTTACAATGAGAATAAGAATGTTTTTGAAGAATACTCTCAAAAGTGTGGGGCAGAGCTTATTTTAATAAAAAATCCTTTGGATAATGGTTTTAAAAGACCATTATTATCACAGAAACTTTTAATTCCTGACTATTGTAAAGATTTTGATATTGTAGCTTTTTTAGATTTAGATATCCTTATTTCACCGAAAGCACCTTCTATATTCAATTTTCTGCCAGAAAATAAAGACTTTGGAGCCGTACTTGATCCGAGAGAAACTAATGAATTTAAGAAAACATGGGAGCATATCCCAAGAATATTAGAAGAGACAACTGAAAAATATTTTACTGACAGGAATTTTAGTATCCCTATAGGAACAGAACTTCAAGGGAGTATAAATGGAGGTGTCTTTATATTTAGACCTAATATGGTTAGTAAAATATTTAATGATTATTATTTTAGTGATCATCAACAGGGAGATCTAAATAGTTTTGAAGAAGCCCCGATGGCGTTCTTGACCCAGGTAAATGATATTTTTCAACCACTACCATCGGAATTCAATGTCCAGATTATGTATAAGTATAACGGGACAGTAACAAAGGAAGATGATAGAAAACAAACAGGTGGTATTAAAAGATATTTTCATTCTAGGATAGCAAAAAAAAGAGGGTGGAGTATTTACCCGACAAATATCTATAAAGAGTTAGTTTCTGAGTTATATCAAAAAAACTATTTTATCCATTTTGCAGGTAGTTATCCAATTATTAAAAAGGATACCAAGAGCAAAATAAATCTTACATATGGTGTCACTGTATGCAATGAGTCAATAGAATTAAAACGATTACTAATATTGCTTATTGAAAATATAGATGCTGGAGATGAAATATTGGTTCTAAAAGATTCTTCTGTTGAAAGTAAAGAGGTAGAAGCTGTCTTACATGAGTTTAAAAACGATATTAGATTAATATATCGTCCTTTAAATAGAGATTTCGCAACTTTTAAAAATAGTCTGATTACTGCGGCAGCTAAAGATTATCTTTTTCAAATTGATGCAGATGAAGAACCTAAAATATCATTAATTAAAAACCTGAAAAGATATTTATTAGACAATAAAAAAGTTGATGTATTTAATGTTCCAAGGATTAATACCGTTATAGGAATCACTCCGGAACATGTTAAAAAATGGAATTGGGCTGTAGATAGTAATAATTATATTAATTTTCCTGACTATCAGCAAAGAATATTCAAGCTAAATAAAGGTATTGTTTGGAAAAATAAAGTGCATGAGCATTTGTCTGGGTTTAAAAAACAAAACACTTTGCCCATAGATACAACTGATTTTTGTTTGTTGCACGAGAAAATTATAGCTAAACAAGAACAGCAGAATAATTTCTATGAAACATTGGTATAA
- a CDS encoding glycosyltransferase family 4 protein, translating into MKIKVIFDIWLIGDSADALKTGIYRVADLLFRNLYSQKEIKLFYANDGYITGKCANENIAVYLHEKEINIERANTRKRRKFVPFRKEKLFRFLYKKINIHEYKVSYNKKVIKEAQIFHSPYYPIPQSISKFRHIKKVITIHDLIPILFPQYNVTTEMLKEIVESIADNGYAICVSENTKKDLLKYEPRIDPNRVFVSLLAASPDTFYVCKNEEKLQRVKNKYNLPQKYFLGLSTIEPRKNITHTIRCFIQMITTHNIDDLSLVLVGAKGWMYDEIFEEYENTNHLKDKIIFTGRVEEEDLASIYSNAYSFFYMSLYEGFGLPPLEAMQCGTPTVTSNTSSLPEVIGNAGITLDPKDENALCDVMWTLYSDQNLRENLSFKGLQRSKLFSWQKCAEEHVNIYKKILDHI; encoded by the coding sequence ATGAAAATAAAAGTTATTTTTGATATATGGTTAATCGGAGATTCAGCAGATGCCCTCAAAACGGGTATCTACAGAGTTGCCGATTTGCTATTTAGAAATTTGTATTCTCAAAAAGAAATAAAACTTTTTTATGCAAATGATGGTTATATAACCGGAAAATGCGCCAATGAAAATATAGCTGTTTATTTACATGAAAAAGAAATTAATATTGAAAGGGCTAATACAAGAAAAAGAAGAAAGTTTGTTCCTTTTAGAAAAGAAAAGCTTTTCCGGTTTCTTTATAAGAAAATTAATATTCATGAATATAAGGTCAGTTACAATAAGAAAGTAATAAAAGAAGCTCAGATTTTTCATTCTCCTTATTATCCGATTCCTCAATCTATAAGTAAATTCAGACACATAAAAAAGGTAATAACAATTCATGATCTGATTCCTATATTATTCCCGCAATATAATGTTACAACTGAGATGTTAAAGGAAATTGTAGAGAGTATTGCAGACAATGGGTATGCAATATGTGTGTCGGAAAATACAAAGAAAGATCTTCTGAAATATGAACCCAGAATAGACCCGAACAGAGTTTTTGTAAGTTTATTAGCAGCTTCTCCCGATACATTTTACGTATGTAAAAATGAAGAAAAACTTCAAAGGGTTAAAAATAAATATAACCTGCCTCAAAAATATTTTTTAGGGCTTAGTACAATAGAGCCTCGGAAGAATATAACCCATACAATCAGATGCTTCATTCAGATGATTACAACTCATAATATTGACGATTTAAGTCTGGTTCTGGTAGGGGCTAAAGGCTGGATGTATGATGAAATATTTGAAGAATATGAAAATACAAATCATTTAAAAGATAAGATAATCTTTACGGGGAGAGTTGAAGAAGAGGATCTTGCAAGTATATATAGTAATGCCTATTCATTTTTTTATATGTCTTTATACGAAGGATTTGGATTGCCTCCATTAGAAGCTATGCAGTGTGGTACACCAACAGTTACATCTAATACTTCTTCTTTGCCCGAGGTAATTGGTAATGCAGGGATTACATTGGATCCAAAAGATGAAAATGCATTATGTGATGTAATGTGGACTTTATACTCCGATCAAAATCTAAGAGAAAACTTATCCTTTAAAGGACTTCAAAGATCAAAATTATTTTCATGGCAGAAGTGTGCAGAGGAGCATGTAAACATATATAAAAAAATACTTGATCACATTTAA
- a CDS encoding acetyl-CoA carboxylase carboxyltransferase subunit alpha, translated as MEYLEFEKPIEELMEQYDKCSLVGEESGIDVKLACSQLEDKIIAEKKNIYGKLTPWQKVQLSRHPNRPYALDFINGVADKGSFLELHGDRNFADDPAMVGGIITIEGQSVMIIGTQKGRTTKERQHRRFGMSNPEGYRKALRLMKLAEKFNIPIVTLIDTPGAYPGLEAEERGQGEAIARNIYEMCRMTVPIITIVIGEGASGGALGIGVGNKVYMMENSWYSVISPENCSTILWRSWEYKEVAAEAMKLTAPDMLKEKLIDGIIEEPLGGAHYEPEVAFQNVKSTILSNIKSLKKFNGKELMEQRQEKFINMGKFKG; from the coding sequence ATGGAATATTTAGAATTTGAAAAGCCGATTGAAGAGCTTATGGAGCAATACGACAAATGCTCTTTGGTAGGTGAAGAAAGTGGTATCGATGTAAAATTGGCATGCAGCCAGTTAGAAGATAAAATTATTGCTGAAAAGAAGAATATCTACGGCAAGCTTACACCATGGCAGAAAGTTCAACTTTCCCGCCATCCAAACAGACCTTATGCTTTAGACTTCATTAATGGAGTTGCAGACAAAGGAAGTTTCTTAGAACTTCATGGAGACCGTAATTTTGCTGATGATCCTGCAATGGTAGGCGGAATTATTACCATCGAAGGGCAAAGTGTAATGATTATCGGAACCCAGAAAGGGAGAACGACAAAAGAAAGACAACATCGCCGTTTCGGTATGTCTAACCCGGAAGGATACCGCAAAGCACTTCGTTTGATGAAGCTTGCAGAGAAATTTAACATCCCTATTGTTACGCTGATAGATACTCCGGGAGCATACCCTGGTCTTGAAGCTGAAGAACGTGGACAAGGAGAAGCTATTGCAAGAAACATCTATGAAATGTGTCGTATGACGGTTCCTATTATCACGATTGTAATCGGTGAAGGAGCTAGTGGGGGTGCATTAGGTATTGGTGTAGGAAACAAAGTTTACATGATGGAGAATAGCTGGTATTCTGTAATTTCCCCTGAAAACTGTTCTACAATTTTATGGAGAAGTTGGGAATACAAAGAGGTTGCTGCTGAAGCAATGAAACTGACTGCTCCGGATATGCTAAAAGAGAAATTAATCGATGGTATCATCGAAGAACCTCTTGGCGGTGCTCACTACGAGCCGGAAGTTGCTTTCCAGAATGTAAAAAGTACAATCCTGAGCAACATTAAATCTTTGAAGAAATTCAATGGTAAAGAATTAATGGAACAAAGACAGGAGAAATTTATCAATATGGGTAAATTCAAAGGATAA
- a CDS encoding glycosyltransferase family 4 protein — translation MEKDKKVLGVNMSGFFNAEIGFGEAIRNNLKALKTVDIPAKPINFNLHLRHRLNDNSVNYDDNINDHPINIVHVNMDTIGSFLQEKSSDFFKGKYNIGYWAWELEIFPEVYTEYFKYYDEIWTCSKYCLDSISLKSNIPVINIPHPINVGTEDIDQNFETGLSKDCYNFLFVFDYNSLIERKNTLGLIDAYEKAFGKNNPHVKLILKTSIPNHHPKAKEKVLSRIGDNKSIIYKEEMLRRGELLALMNQADCYISLHRSEGFGLTMAEAMALGKPVIATGYSGNLDYMTTNNSFLVKYKIVKQEDDLGVLPKDNYWSEPDTDHAAEMMNFVFNNQEYAKKIGEQAKLDINKQLSLHTIGMKMKTRLNVIENFILPERDETHVKDNLVKLMSENKILEKRVIYLEKGLYNKARKKVNEFLKKIKGR, via the coding sequence ATGGAAAAAGACAAAAAGGTTTTGGGTGTGAATATGTCTGGTTTTTTCAATGCCGAAATTGGTTTTGGAGAAGCAATTCGTAACAATTTAAAAGCTTTAAAAACTGTTGATATCCCGGCAAAACCTATTAATTTTAATTTACATCTCAGACATCGTCTTAATGACAATTCTGTTAATTATGATGATAATATAAATGATCATCCTATCAACATTGTTCATGTCAACATGGATACTATTGGAAGCTTTTTACAAGAAAAATCTTCGGATTTTTTTAAAGGCAAATATAATATTGGTTACTGGGCCTGGGAGCTGGAAATTTTCCCAGAAGTTTACACAGAATATTTCAAATATTATGATGAGATATGGACTTGTTCAAAATACTGTTTAGATTCTATTTCTTTGAAATCTAATATTCCTGTCATTAATATTCCTCATCCAATTAACGTTGGAACAGAAGATATTGATCAAAATTTTGAAACCGGATTATCAAAAGATTGTTATAATTTTTTATTCGTTTTCGATTATAACAGCCTTATAGAGCGTAAAAACACGCTTGGACTTATTGATGCATATGAAAAAGCTTTTGGAAAAAACAACCCGCATGTAAAGCTTATTTTAAAGACATCTATTCCCAATCACCATCCAAAAGCAAAAGAAAAAGTATTATCCAGAATTGGAGATAATAAAAGTATCATTTACAAAGAAGAAATGCTTCGGAGGGGAGAATTACTTGCATTAATGAATCAGGCTGATTGTTATATTTCTCTGCACCGATCAGAAGGTTTTGGGCTGACTATGGCAGAAGCTATGGCATTGGGCAAACCTGTAATTGCAACCGGATATTCCGGAAACCTTGATTACATGACTACCAACAACTCATTTCTTGTTAAATATAAAATAGTAAAACAAGAAGATGATTTGGGCGTTTTACCTAAAGATAATTATTGGTCTGAGCCTGATACAGATCACGCTGCAGAAATGATGAATTTTGTTTTCAATAATCAGGAATATGCAAAGAAAATAGGTGAGCAAGCAAAATTGGACATCAACAAACAACTCTCCCTGCATACCATTGGAATGAAAATGAAAACGAGATTGAATGTTATTGAAAATTTCATTCTACCAGAAAGAGATGAAACCCATGTAAAAGACAATCTTGTAAAGCTAATGAGTGAAAACAAGATTCTCGAAAAAAGGGTTATTTATTTGGAAAAAGGGCTGTACAATAAAGCAAGGAAAAAGGTTAATGAATTTTTAAAAAAAATAAAAGGCCGTTAG